The Thermoleophilum album genome includes a window with the following:
- the pheS gene encoding phenylalanine--tRNA ligase subunit alpha: MAEVAERFDPARLVEEAKRAIRAAASLAELEDLRVRYLGRKSELSQLLRSIGSLPPERRAEVGKQANAARRELEALLDERGGELERRELEQRLSADRVDVTLPGDPPQPLGRLHIVSETRRLLEDVFLGLGFKVLEGPEVEYDYYNFTALNIPPGHPARTTMDTFYLDGEVVLRTHTSPMQIRAMEAEGPPLYVVVPGRVYRRDSDATHTPMFHQLEGLAVDEDITLADLQGVLLEFARAVFGPDREIRLRAGYFPFTEPSVEVDVSCFACTRDGSPCRICKGSGWIEILGAGMVDPNVFEFVRDRGYDPERVQGFAFGLGIDRIAMLRYGVPDLRLLFDNDARFLEQFGA, from the coding sequence ATGGCAGAGGTAGCGGAGCGGTTTGATCCGGCTCGCTTGGTCGAGGAGGCCAAGCGGGCGATTCGGGCCGCCGCGAGCCTTGCCGAGTTGGAGGACCTGCGCGTCCGCTACTTGGGCCGCAAGTCCGAGCTCTCGCAGCTTTTGCGCTCGATCGGCTCGCTGCCCCCCGAACGCCGCGCGGAGGTCGGCAAGCAGGCGAACGCTGCGCGCCGAGAGCTCGAGGCTCTGCTCGACGAACGCGGCGGCGAGCTCGAGCGGCGTGAACTCGAGCAACGCCTATCCGCCGACCGGGTTGACGTGACCCTCCCCGGCGATCCACCGCAGCCGCTCGGCCGTCTGCACATCGTCAGCGAGACGCGACGCCTGCTCGAGGACGTCTTCCTCGGCCTCGGCTTCAAGGTGCTCGAGGGCCCGGAGGTCGAGTACGACTATTACAACTTCACGGCCCTCAACATTCCGCCCGGTCATCCGGCGCGGACGACGATGGACACCTTCTACCTCGACGGCGAGGTCGTTCTGCGCACTCACACCTCGCCGATGCAGATCCGGGCGATGGAGGCGGAGGGGCCGCCCCTTTACGTCGTCGTGCCGGGGCGCGTCTACCGCCGCGATTCCGACGCCACGCACACGCCGATGTTCCATCAGCTCGAGGGTTTGGCGGTCGACGAGGACATCACGCTCGCCGACCTCCAGGGTGTGCTGCTGGAGTTCGCGCGCGCGGTCTTCGGCCCTGACCGGGAGATTCGGCTGCGCGCCGGCTACTTCCCGTTCACCGAGCCGAGTGTGGAGGTTGACGTTTCCTGTTTCGCGTGTACCCGCGACGGCTCGCCCTGCCGGATCTGCAAGGGCTCCGGCTGGATCGAGATCCTGGGTGCCGGGATGGTCGACCCCAACGTTTTCGAGTTCGTGCGCGACCGCGGCTACGACCCCGAGCGTGTGCAGGGGTTCGCCTTCGGGCTCGGGATCGACCGCATCGCGATGCTGCGCTACGGCGTGCCGGACCTGCGCCTCCTGTTCGACAACGACGCGCGCTTCCTGGAGCAGTTCGGAGCCTGA
- a CDS encoding TrmH family RNA methyltransferase — MITSRANPTLKLVRKLRDRRWRERCDAFVAEGEDLVEAGCEAGWELLHLLRAGVDVEPTLLAEVSALGSGTRVLAVFRRRWGEPDSAPTRLYLDGVRDPGNVGACIRSAHAFGGVVLLGPGCADPFAPKAVRASMGALFSAPPACVEGPPEGRLVVLDAHGDLPIWECDLTPPLTICVGAERSGVSRALREQADAVARIPVKGDSLNVAMAATVALYEAQRRSPR, encoded by the coding sequence GTGATCACGTCGCGCGCCAACCCGACGCTGAAGCTGGTACGCAAGCTCAGGGACCGGCGCTGGCGCGAACGTTGCGACGCCTTCGTTGCCGAGGGCGAGGACCTCGTGGAGGCCGGCTGCGAAGCCGGTTGGGAGCTGCTTCACCTGTTGCGCGCCGGCGTCGACGTCGAGCCGACGCTGCTCGCCGAAGTCAGCGCGCTCGGCTCGGGCACGCGCGTGCTGGCCGTCTTCCGACGCCGCTGGGGCGAGCCCGACAGCGCGCCCACGCGCCTCTACCTCGACGGCGTTAGGGATCCGGGAAACGTTGGCGCATGCATTCGCTCCGCGCACGCGTTCGGGGGCGTCGTGCTGCTTGGCCCAGGGTGCGCAGACCCGTTCGCGCCGAAGGCGGTGAGGGCATCGATGGGCGCGCTGTTCTCCGCGCCGCCAGCATGCGTGGAGGGGCCACCAGAAGGTCGCTTGGTTGTGCTCGACGCACACGGCGATCTGCCGATCTGGGAATGTGACCTCACACCGCCGCTGACGATCTGCGTGGGGGCCGAGCGCAGCGGCGTGTCGCGAGCGCTCCGCGAGCAGGCCGACGCGGTCGCGCGAATCCCCGTTAAGGGCGACTCGCTGAACGTCGCGATGGCCGCGACCGTCGCGCTTTATGAGGCGCAGCGCAGATCTCCCCGTTGA
- the rplT gene encoding 50S ribosomal protein L20, which produces MRVKRSVHARKKRRAALERAKGYRGQAKSSYKRAKEALLKADRYAYRDRRNRKRDFRRLWIVRINAAARQHGLSYSIFMHGLKGAGIELDRKVLADIAVRDPEAFRHLAERARAAAGA; this is translated from the coding sequence ATGCGGGTGAAGCGATCGGTTCACGCGCGCAAGAAGCGCCGTGCGGCGCTCGAGCGAGCCAAGGGCTATCGCGGCCAGGCCAAGAGCAGCTACAAGCGCGCCAAGGAGGCGCTGCTCAAGGCCGATCGCTACGCCTATCGGGATCGGCGCAATCGCAAGCGCGACTTCCGGCGCCTGTGGATCGTCCGCATCAATGCCGCGGCGCGCCAGCACGGCCTCAGTTACAGCATCTTCATGCACGGCTTGAAGGGCGCTGGTATCGAGCTCGATCGGAAAGTCCTAGCCGACATCGCGGTGCGCGATCCCGAAGCCTTCCGTCACCTCGCCGAGCGTGCGCGCGCGGCGGCGGGCGCCTGA
- the rpmI gene encoding 50S ribosomal protein L35: MPKVKIKTHSGAKKRFRKTGSGKLVGRHAMTSHNLGKKRPRRKRRLAKALVVSPQDRRTVKRLLGI, translated from the coding sequence ATGCCGAAGGTCAAGATCAAGACCCATTCCGGCGCCAAGAAGCGCTTCCGCAAGACCGGGTCGGGCAAGCTCGTCGGTCGGCACGCGATGACGAGTCACAACCTCGGCAAGAAGCGCCCGCGCCGCAAGCGGCGGCTCGCCAAGGCTTTGGTGGTCAGTCCGCAGGACCGCCGCACCGTCAAGCGGCTGCTCGGTATCTGA
- the infC gene encoding translation initiation factor IF-3, whose protein sequence is MPVPKKFDRRPPERDETRINERIRVPQVRLIDERGQQVGIVPTDQALRYARERSLDLVEVAPQARPPVVRVLDYSKYRYEQEQKRKAARRHQKQVHVREIKLRPKIAQRDYETKMGHVRRFLERDDRVKVTIMFRGREQTHPERGEALLRKLAEDVADLGVVEQQPAQDGRNMTMLLAPLKRKDRAKSA, encoded by the coding sequence GTGCCGGTCCCAAAGAAGTTCGATCGGCGCCCGCCCGAGCGCGACGAGACGCGCATCAACGAGCGGATTCGCGTGCCGCAGGTGCGGCTCATCGACGAGCGCGGCCAGCAGGTCGGGATCGTCCCGACCGATCAAGCCCTGCGCTACGCGCGCGAGCGCTCGCTCGACTTAGTCGAGGTCGCGCCCCAGGCGCGCCCGCCGGTGGTGCGAGTCCTCGACTACTCGAAGTACCGCTACGAGCAGGAGCAGAAGCGCAAGGCCGCGCGGCGGCATCAAAAGCAGGTGCACGTGCGCGAAATCAAGCTGCGCCCGAAGATCGCGCAACGTGACTACGAAACGAAGATGGGGCACGTTCGCCGCTTCCTCGAGCGGGACGATCGGGTGAAGGTGACGATCATGTTCCGGGGTCGCGAGCAGACCCACCCCGAGCGCGGCGAGGCGCTGCTGCGCAAGCTCGCGGAAGACGTCGCCGACCTCGGGGTCGTCGAGCAGCAGCCGGCCCAGGACGGGCGCAACATGACGATGCTGCTGGCCCCGCTCAAGCGCAAGGATCGCGCGAAGTCTGCTTGA
- the thrS gene encoding threonine--tRNA ligase, with the protein MTVYLPDGTALALAEGATGADAAAAIGAGLARAALAVRIERDGQRFVQDLALPLRDGDRIEILTERSAEDTLGPLWLIRHDAAHVLAESVLELWPGTKVAIGPPIEDGFYYDFEFPPGVTVTVDDLPRIEERMREHVAADEPFERIEMPAAEARELFERAGQQYKVELIDDLVREQGVETVSLYRNGPFLDLCRGPHGPSTGRIGAFKLTSVAGAYWRGDPSRKQLTRIYGTAFFRKRDLEQHLARIELAKARDHRRLGRELGLFMLSELSPGSPFWLPRGTAVWNELTRLWREENSRRGYLEVRTPILYDRELWKQSGHWQKFRDNMYFTEVEGRPMGLKPMNCPAHIQIYRRERRSYRDLPLRFAEQGLVHRHEPSGTLHGLLRVRHITQDDAHIFCREEQVRDEVLACLEFAFDLYQLFGFEPRAHLSTRPPQRIGSDELWDRAEGALRSALEARGLDYRIDPGEGTFYGPKIDLHMTDALGRGWQLGTIQLDYQMPERFALTYVGDDNAEHRPVMIHRALMGSFERFIGILIEHYGGDFPFWLAPLQVAVLPVADRHLAYARTVAERLRAEGLRAEVDERSESVGRKIRAAELQKVPYMLVVGDAEERERTVAVRRRGRGDVGRVPLEAFVAERARAYAERARE; encoded by the coding sequence ATGACCGTGTACTTGCCGGACGGCACTGCGCTAGCGCTCGCAGAGGGCGCGACCGGTGCCGACGCCGCCGCTGCGATCGGTGCGGGACTGGCGCGGGCGGCGCTAGCGGTGCGCATCGAGCGCGACGGGCAGCGCTTCGTCCAAGACCTGGCGCTGCCCTTGCGTGACGGGGATCGCATCGAGATCCTCACCGAGCGCAGTGCGGAGGACACCCTGGGGCCGCTGTGGCTGATCCGCCACGATGCCGCGCACGTGCTCGCCGAGTCGGTGCTCGAGCTGTGGCCCGGCACGAAGGTCGCGATCGGTCCGCCGATCGAGGACGGCTTCTACTACGACTTCGAGTTCCCGCCCGGCGTCACCGTCACAGTCGACGATCTGCCGCGCATCGAAGAGCGGATGCGCGAGCACGTGGCGGCCGACGAACCGTTCGAGCGGATCGAAATGCCGGCGGCCGAGGCGCGCGAGCTGTTCGAGCGCGCGGGGCAGCAGTACAAGGTCGAATTGATCGACGATCTCGTGCGGGAGCAAGGCGTCGAGACGGTCTCGCTGTACCGCAACGGGCCGTTCCTCGACCTCTGCCGCGGTCCACACGGCCCATCCACGGGCAGGATCGGTGCCTTCAAGCTGACCTCCGTCGCAGGCGCTTACTGGCGCGGAGATCCCAGCCGGAAGCAGCTCACGCGCATCTACGGCACGGCCTTCTTTCGCAAGCGCGACCTCGAGCAGCACCTCGCGCGCATCGAGCTGGCGAAGGCCCGCGACCATCGCCGTCTGGGCCGCGAGCTCGGCCTCTTCATGCTCTCCGAGCTGTCGCCCGGCTCGCCCTTCTGGTTGCCGCGCGGAACCGCCGTTTGGAACGAGTTGACCCGCCTATGGCGCGAGGAGAACAGTCGCCGCGGCTACCTGGAGGTGCGCACCCCGATCCTCTACGACCGCGAACTTTGGAAGCAGTCGGGGCATTGGCAGAAGTTCCGCGACAACATGTACTTCACCGAGGTGGAGGGCAGGCCGATGGGGCTGAAGCCGATGAACTGCCCCGCCCACATCCAGATCTACCGGCGCGAGCGCCGCTCCTACCGTGACCTGCCACTGAGGTTCGCCGAACAGGGGCTCGTTCACCGCCACGAGCCGAGCGGGACGCTCCACGGTCTCCTGCGGGTGCGTCACATCACGCAGGACGATGCGCACATCTTCTGCCGGGAGGAGCAGGTCCGCGACGAGGTGCTCGCCTGTCTGGAGTTCGCCTTCGACCTTTACCAGCTGTTCGGCTTCGAACCGCGTGCCCACCTCTCGACGAGACCGCCGCAGCGCATCGGCAGCGACGAGTTGTGGGACCGCGCCGAGGGTGCCCTGCGCTCGGCGCTCGAGGCGCGGGGCCTCGACTACCGAATCGATCCGGGCGAGGGGACCTTCTACGGTCCCAAGATCGATCTCCACATGACCGATGCGCTCGGTCGAGGCTGGCAGCTCGGGACAATCCAGCTCGACTACCAAATGCCCGAGCGGTTCGCGCTGACCTACGTGGGGGACGACAACGCCGAGCACCGCCCGGTGATGATCCACCGCGCCCTCATGGGTTCATTCGAGCGCTTCATCGGCATACTGATCGAGCACTACGGGGGGGACTTCCCGTTTTGGCTGGCACCTTTGCAAGTGGCGGTGCTACCGGTCGCCGATCGGCATCTCGCGTATGCCCGCACGGTCGCAGAGCGACTACGTGCAGAGGGGCTGCGGGCAGAGGTCGACGAGCGCAGCGAATCGGTCGGCCGCAAGATCCGGGCCGCCGAGCTGCAGAAGGTGCCCTACATGCTCGTCGTCGGCGATGCCGAGGAGCGAGAGCGTACGGTTGCGGTGCGTCGGCGCGGGCGCGGGGACGTCGGGCGCGTGCCGCTGGAAGCTTTCGTCGCGGAGCGCGCACGTGCCTACGCCGAGAGGGCGCGGGAGTGA
- a CDS encoding MBL fold metallo-hydrolase — protein sequence MIVERALHPDWLSCTYLVAPQPNGPALLIDAGGPVAPLVRARERHGLRVVAALLTHHHHDHVAALDELREALDFEAAYAHPREAARIDRGVEALEPGRHEFDGIPVVALHTPGHTDGMLAFVVDGVAFTGDTLFKGSVGGVRAPGASGYEDLRRSVVDVLLTLPPDTRLYPGHSDPTTVREELAANPFVRVWLGREQPDGRRCRVAGEEAELVVLARDYDGGRKAWVRLGRERRDEIVPGSIVELDD from the coding sequence GTGATCGTCGAGCGTGCCCTCCATCCCGACTGGCTCTCCTGCACTTACCTAGTGGCCCCGCAGCCCAACGGCCCGGCGCTGCTGATCGACGCGGGCGGGCCGGTCGCACCGCTGGTGCGGGCGCGTGAGCGCCACGGCTTGCGGGTGGTGGCGGCGCTGTTGACTCACCACCACCACGATCACGTCGCGGCGCTCGACGAGCTGCGCGAAGCGCTCGACTTTGAGGCGGCCTACGCGCATCCGCGGGAGGCCGCGCGGATCGATCGTGGCGTAGAGGCGCTCGAGCCCGGGCGCCACGAGTTCGACGGGATTCCAGTGGTCGCCCTGCACACGCCCGGGCACACCGACGGGATGCTGGCGTTCGTGGTCGACGGGGTCGCCTTCACCGGCGACACGCTGTTCAAGGGTTCGGTCGGCGGCGTTCGTGCGCCGGGCGCAAGCGGTTACGAAGATCTGCGGCGCTCGGTCGTCGACGTGTTGCTCACCCTGCCGCCAGACACCCGGCTCTACCCGGGACACAGCGATCCCACCACGGTGCGCGAGGAGCTCGCGGCGAACCCGTTCGTACGGGTCTGGTTGGGCCGCGAACAGCCCGATGGTCGCCGCTGCCGGGTCGCTGGCGAGGAGGCCGAGCTCGTGGTTCTCGCGCGCGATTACGACGGAGGCCGCAAGGCCTGGGTGCGGCTTGGCCGCGAGCGGCGCGACGAGATCGTCCCCGGCAGCATCGTCGAGCTCGACGACTAG
- a CDS encoding aminotransferase class V-fold PLP-dependent enzyme has protein sequence MEGTLDDHAPVVSPFVPASRQSVTASGALRARFPVFERGIAYLNAGTNGPVPANAARAASAAVERQSCDGRSGSAFFEELVERPAQALRAAAARWLGCEPGEVALTRSTTDGINVALAAFPLGRGDEVLTSDQEHPGLLAPLLQRARDRGFSVRTAPLRELPNAVGPRTRLIACSHVSWVSGQMAPLAALADLGVPTLFDGAQALGALAVDVRGCGCTFYAAPAQKWLCGPNGIGFLYVRGDLGETLAPPWPGYQSLANPHDPSALQWHSGARRFDTLEPVPHDLAWALAALEELEAEGRSRVLSAGPALAEQAARSLREEGLEVVPRGPSTLVSVRLGEDAAQVVQALAAQRVIVRDVPGWGLLRASFGAWNDESDLARLLEGLRRWRRRGSAAL, from the coding sequence ATGGAGGGCACGCTCGACGATCACGCGCCCGTAGTATCACCGTTCGTGCCGGCGAGCCGTCAGTCGGTCACTGCGAGCGGCGCGCTGCGCGCCCGTTTCCCGGTTTTCGAGCGCGGGATCGCCTACCTCAACGCCGGAACCAACGGACCGGTTCCCGCCAACGCTGCTCGTGCCGCAAGCGCCGCGGTCGAGCGCCAGAGCTGCGACGGTCGCTCGGGGAGCGCATTCTTCGAGGAGCTCGTTGAACGACCCGCGCAGGCGCTGCGCGCGGCCGCCGCGCGCTGGCTCGGCTGCGAGCCGGGCGAGGTCGCGCTGACCCGCTCGACGACGGATGGCATCAACGTCGCCTTGGCTGCCTTCCCGTTGGGCCGCGGCGACGAGGTCCTCACCTCCGACCAGGAGCACCCAGGTCTGCTCGCGCCCCTTTTGCAGCGCGCCCGCGACCGCGGCTTCTCGGTGCGAACGGCGCCCCTGCGCGAGCTGCCTAACGCGGTCGGCCCCCGCACTCGTCTGATCGCTTGCTCGCACGTCTCCTGGGTGAGCGGGCAGATGGCCCCGCTGGCGGCGCTCGCCGATCTCGGTGTGCCGACGCTCTTCGATGGCGCGCAGGCACTCGGGGCGCTAGCGGTCGACGTGCGGGGGTGCGGCTGCACGTTCTACGCGGCGCCGGCTCAAAAGTGGTTGTGCGGCCCCAACGGCATCGGTTTCCTCTACGTCCGCGGCGACCTCGGGGAGACGCTCGCTCCGCCCTGGCCGGGCTACCAGTCGCTTGCCAATCCCCACGATCCGAGCGCGCTCCAGTGGCATTCGGGGGCGCGCCGGTTCGACACCCTCGAGCCCGTCCCCCACGATCTGGCTTGGGCGCTGGCGGCGCTCGAGGAGCTCGAAGCAGAGGGCCGATCGCGGGTGCTGAGCGCTGGACCGGCGCTGGCCGAGCAGGCCGCGCGGTCGTTGCGCGAAGAAGGCCTCGAGGTCGTGCCCCGTGGCCCGTCGACGCTCGTGTCGGTGCGGCTCGGCGAAGACGCTGCGCAGGTGGTCCAGGCGCTCGCCGCACAGCGTGTGATCGTGCGCGACGTGCCTGGCTGGGGACTGCTCCGCGCCTCGTTCGGAGCCTGGAACGATGAATCTGACCTTGCCCGCCTGCTTGAAGGTTTGCGCCGTTGGCGGCGCCGCGGTTCAGCTGCGCTTTAG
- a CDS encoding DUF47 domain-containing protein: protein MPILKRSAHRPRDSELFDLLEAAAANVRRAASLLDELLSNYPDRADLARDILICEQEGDRLTHGVYQHVNQHPPEALERHDVHELAAALDDVVDYVEEVADFLGLYKIEAPMEQAQQLARILLDACREIEKALPKLRTGADYSHETVEINRLENDGDRVTREALASLFEGGIDPMVVIRWKDLFERLEAAIDATERVANTLDGIALKRS, encoded by the coding sequence ATGCCGATCCTCAAGCGTTCCGCTCACCGCCCCCGCGATAGCGAGCTGTTCGATCTGCTCGAAGCAGCGGCGGCGAACGTCCGCCGCGCCGCATCGCTCCTCGACGAGCTGCTCAGCAACTATCCGGACCGCGCTGACCTTGCCCGCGACATCCTGATCTGCGAGCAGGAGGGCGACCGTCTGACACACGGCGTCTACCAGCACGTCAACCAGCACCCGCCAGAAGCGCTCGAGCGGCACGACGTCCACGAGTTGGCAGCCGCGCTCGACGATGTCGTCGACTACGTCGAGGAAGTCGCCGACTTCCTCGGGCTCTACAAGATCGAGGCGCCAATGGAACAGGCGCAACAGCTAGCGCGGATCCTGCTCGACGCTTGCCGCGAGATCGAGAAGGCGCTACCAAAGCTCCGCACCGGTGCCGACTATTCGCACGAAACGGTCGAGATCAACCGTCTCGAGAACGACGGCGATCGGGTCACCCGCGAGGCCCTCGCTTCGCTCTTCGAGGGCGGCATCGACCCGATGGTGGTTATCCGCTGGAAGGACCTCTTCGAGCGGCTCGAGGCGGCGATCGACGCAACCGAGCGTGTGGCCAACACGCTCGACGGAATCGCTCTAAAGCGCAGCTGA